The following is a genomic window from Mus pahari unplaced genomic scaffold, PAHARI_EIJ_v1.1 scaffold_14568_1, whole genome shotgun sequence.
cttgcttaaGATGTAGGCCAAAAAACAGAGCCTATTCCCGAAGATGTGTTGTCTCtccagtttattcactcaccttcacagactagccactgagggaccctggaaaAAATAttactctctcaccttctctggtAGACAGAGCCCTCAAAGTGTCCACCTTTCCTTTGGCAATGAAGGTGCCCAAatatctggagcccaaaacagggtctgtcccataagttagattgcttctgtctgtcccaaagctgtgtggcttctcaggtcaacactctcgccagtgcagactggagcctaggcgaactggagcaaagatggctctcctgttacctcaggccttgagactcctcctggggtGGACTCCCCTCCGTTAATTTTCCTTTCcaactctctcctttctctttttcctctgctcATTTGTTCTGTTGCAGCACATCTGTCACTTCCATGTAAGAGAGAAGGTTTTTTCTACTCTActctctcaatttttttttactgttactATTTCTACTCACacattaaaatgtgtatgtgtgtgtgtgtatgtgtgtatgtagaagcTCCTCTTTTCCTTATTTGCAGTATATGAAACCCTACCTTCTGTTGTACACCCCAAAAGTCAAGTGTTAAATCGTATTTCATGTTCTGCTCTCTGAAACCTACATTCAGGTACAGAACAATCACAGACAGGAGAGTCGTGGTTCTGGACCTGGGCTATTTCCATGGCAACAAGAGTTCCAAAGAAGCAGCAAGAAAACTTCAGAGGAAGTTAGCATGAGAATGTGATTAATGTCAAGAAGGATGCAAACATGATACTTTCTGTTGAATACTTTTACTTGGGAGATGTAGAATACTAGATCACTGGAGAGCTGTTGAAGATGTTGCTGGACTATTGTGGCATGTCTAGTCAGTCAGGTGAGAGGAGAGTGGACAGTGGTCAAGTGCAGTAGGGCAGTGCTCACTCCAAAGCGACCTCTGAGGTCCAGGCAGAGGGTCTTCATCACAGCTCTGCTTTGCTTCTGGACATCTCCACCATGTTATCTGCTGTCTCAGGAGTGTCCTGCAGTGCCCTCTGGAGAACCATTTTGAGTGTCTGATGCTTCAACCGATGCCTGAAGGAGCCCACAAAGAAGTAAATGATGGGGTTGGCACAGCTGTTAACAGTAGTCAGGacaattgatgccagataaagatCATAATCAAATACAGGAAAATCATACATAATCGTCAATAACAGAAAGCTGTGGATGCCATAGGGCAACCCACAGAGGAGAAAAACTAAAATAGTCAGCATTATGGTCACATACAATCTGGTAAACTTCATCTGCCCAGTGCGACAGAACAACCTGGACAGCAGAGCCAGGCTGGATAGACAGAGGACCACAAACAGAAACATCAGGTATGCGACAGTAAAGGAGTTTGATGCCAGACACacattgtcatttttatatttggtaTTTAAGAAACCGCAGAAATAACTATTCAGAATGCAGATTAACAGGGACAGGACCCAGATCACAGTACACATGATAGTTGATGTGTGTTCTGGGCGGCGGCATCGATACCAGATGGGGCACAGGACAGACAGGCAGCGCTCAGTGCTGATGGCACCGAGCTTGCTTAGGCCTGCAATGTAGAGAACCACCCTGAAGGTGTTAAAGCACTTGAAAAAGATATTGTTGTGGGCGGAAAAATCTAGAAGAAACATTGTGGAAGCTATGatgtgacagaggaggaagaggaagtcagcCATGGCCAAGTTTAGGATGTAGACTGAGAAGGCATTCCTGCGCAAGCGGAAGCCCA
Proteins encoded in this region:
- the LOC110315690 gene encoding mas-related G-protein coupled receptor member A6-like, producing MALTTNPMDETLRGNIYIRILITNLMVIIFGLIGLTGNAIVFWLLGFRLRRNAFSVYILNLAMADFLFLLCHIIASTMFLLDFSAHNNIFFKCFNTFRVVLYIAGLSKLGAISTERCLSVLCPIWYRCRRPEHTSTIMCTVIWVLSLLICILNSYFCGFLNTKYKNDNVCLASNSFTVAYLMFLFVVLCLSSLALLSRLFCRTGQMKFTRLYVTIMLTILVFLLCGLPYGIHSFLLLTIMYDFPVFDYDLYLASIVLTTVNSCANPIIYFFVGSFRHRLKHQTLKMVLQRALQDTPETADNMVEMSRSKAEL